Below is a genomic region from Lineus longissimus chromosome 4, tnLinLong1.2, whole genome shotgun sequence.
ACCAAAAATCTACATAAGGACATTGACATCTGATTTTCCAGTGTAAATCAATACATTTTATTTTAGTAgcaatgatattttgattgTGAAACTTGACCTAAAATCGATGGACCCGAGGTTAGCAGAGAACATAAGATGGGTCATGAAAGAGGTCAAGTCTGCAGACAGATGAAATCCTGTGCACAGAATCATAGTTTgtgaataaagttttaaaaacatgcacCAAATAAAGGGAAGGCTAAAGAAAAACACGGCTTACAACATAGATGTGTGACATTACTAACGAGTATTCGGTAACagtgatgaatgatgatgattgacAGCGGACGGAAGCAGGGAAGCAACCGACGTCAAGAGAACTGGAAAACAACCTCTACCTGCATATAACCATCTGCCCTCATCCTCTGGTGTTTTGCAGTGGGGATTCTTGATAGTAAGTTCACCTAAAGCTGGAGTTGAACAAGACAGTCTAAAACAGGAGACACACACAGTCCATCACCTAAAAATGTTCAGACCAACTGCCCATGACATTGAACTGACAGCACTAACAAATCAGACAAAAATGCTTAATTTTTGCTTTATTTGAGTGGACATCGACGCCACAACAGAGACAGATAGATACATCACTAAACAACTGATATATCAGTGTCAAAGTTATACGTTTCACATACACAGTATTCGTGATACAGACACTTTATTCATGCATTCTGACAAATCTTCAGTTCACGACCACCATGTTGTTTTATGTTTCCACGAAACGTTCGAGATACAAATTTATATAAATATAACTCGTCTCCATAGCCGAGAGGAGATTTACAATGCCcttggtttctctcctgtgacCAGGATTGATCCCATCCTActcatgaaataaaatacaGTCGCAGTAATCAATAAATTACAGAAGCAAATCTTACCTTTCACGACGAAACTGTCCGGGAATTACGAGTTGCCCGTATGTAGGTCAAAGAGTGGGCGTGGCAGTGCATGCACGTGGCAATGTTTTGGTGAGAAAAGTGGGCGGTGTCATTAACCCGTGCAAGGCTGCGCGAGTTtgggtctcattagggaggttttttttattcatgcgcggccaaccctaaccgtagtttctaaaaaatcattgatttcttggtcctcacagtatcccagtgttgatttagctgttgttttggcaaagacgggttttttaaagtttttgaaacCTAGAGTGCtatactcaataggcggctaacaaaaaactacgcattttactgttgttgccgacgtatgtgtactgaacttgggatgtgcgtcgaccccgtgttgaaatgccgtccagtgccagttggcgtgtttttcgctgatttgtgcaaaattcaacaaatctcaaaaaaaaaattttgatttttctgtagcgtaagcaactatCTTTCGCGGGAGAAAGGTCACGGTAAGAATTATTCTCACCAAAACATTGCCACGTGCATGCACTGCCACGCCCACTCTTTGACcaaaatgtacaatatttggagttttccgtgattgtccggcccaattggcaatgccaatattgccatttgggaaaACGAACACTCATACTAGTCATACactgaacagagctaggagcaaatgcgacgcttatgatttatttgaacaaataaaatgctcgatttaacatcctgcagaatcaggcgtttccagtgatatacgacaggAAAAACCCGAACGAGACACcgtcagcgccgaaccacgtagatctgcgtggcccaaatcccccctctttgagctggttatcggagtctcatggactccATGaatgaactacgccatcgccatctttagggcaaggtagaaactgaaaataccgtgaaaataccgtttggtattttcagttcctaccttgccctgaagatggcaatggcgtagttcagaactttaacggcggtcttttcagttgctaccttgccctgaagatggcgatgtcgtagttctttcatgaagtccatgagacttcgataaccagctcaaaggggagggggatttgggccatgtagatctacgtggttcggcgctgaaggtgttaattcaCTGATATTAGATAGGGAGCACCCCGTGGAAACAACCTAACGAAAAATATATCGGATTCACCATGGTGTCATGCCGGTGAAAATGATACAAGAGACCAGCCTGAAGTTGGCGTTGGTTGAGACACATTTGTGTTTGTCATTGTCCGCAAGCGAAGTGTGGAATACCACtgaattattattattgtcaaCCAATCCAGGACCACCAGAGGCAGGATCTCATCTAGGCAGACAAATTCGAAGTTATTTAGATTTGACAACCCTAGAAAGCACATCTACTTAACTTTGCCAATTGTGTACTTTCTCGGGGTAcgtcccagggagcgaaacgactgggggcgaaaagatcaggaagcgaaacgaccggatccCCATGAAATAATGTACGTTATTTCTGTGCTGGTGTAACTAATTGAATTTCACAGTTTTTGAGAATTCGAGAATTGTGCACAATTAAGTGCTTTGATGAACAAAAATGGGCCCAAAAGTGAATCAAAAAGTACCTTCTGAGTAAAGATGCATATTTTAAATTGATATGTATATCGAAATCTATCGAAAAATTCTACGAAGATGTTGCCTCCAAACCATGACAATTTAAGTACACAAATGTAGAAAAATCAAAAATTTTCAGACGAAGGACTTCTTTGTATAGGCTGAAAATGACTGATTATCGTCGCAACATTGACCAATCTCTTTGAAACCATAGCTGTGACGTTGATATGTCCATattttttcagttttctggGTTAGCTAGCCCACATCGAGTTCAGGAAGAAGATCAAACGGGAACTCTCCTTGCAACTCCTCTTCTAATTCCCAACCCCAAGGCCAAGGGCAAGGCCAAGTTTTCTGAAACTGAAAATCCAATCAACAATAGCACTTGGTTAACAATCATCAAACTTTTCTTCAACCCAAGAGTTGGGAACACTGTATTAAACCTTTTACATCTGGGGACCAAGTTCTCTCTTTTCACTCTGTCATTTACTTTGACGCCAAATAACCCATTGCTGGGCACAACACTTTTGTTTGTGGTTCTTTATTATCTGTGAACGTCGTGAGAGAATAGTAGAAATAATCATGTGGAAAATGGCATTCAAAGTATGCCGTGGTGCTGTATCTGACCACATAAACTATGCTGTAAGTTTAACTATTCCTGCTGATTGTGCTACTCCAATCTTTAGATCAGTTGGTTGGAAGTTAACAGGAACAGGACAGACAGTGAGCAAAAGATTGTTTTCACAATGGCAGCCTGGGAGTGTGATGAAAAATTGCCAGAGGTTTAAGCCGCCCCGGTCTTTAagctgtaaaaatgttgcagcAAGATCATACAGTGTCCTTTCTACAACTTTGAGAAGGACCGCTCATGTGAATGGTGGAATATTACGTGCCCCGTTTAAGCAGTGTATTGCTTTACCAGGAACAGTTGCTCAACATTTTCGGACTTCATCTCGCCGCCCTATACATCCTTTATTCTGGATCATATTGAGACCTCTTGCTAAAGTAGGAGCTGTTCTGACTGGAAGGTGAATAAATTCCAGAGTGTTTTGCTCACAGACACTGGCTTTGTAAAGAGGATTTACTTGAATAATATTGAAACTGATTTTAGGGAATGACAGTGAGAAAATTGCATTGAATTGGAGACGAATTTTTACCAAATATGGGACAAGTAGGCTGCTGAAAAGACAACTAACTAAGACATGTTTTTAATATTTACACTAGGTTTACAATGAAATTGCATCTTTATGTGTACTTCTTTCCATATTGCAGAGGATTTCGTAAATGGTGGCAGGGCCTACCGAAAGATCGTCGTACCTACCTCTGGGAAGCTTTCAAGGCAGCTCGGCCAAAGATCTATGCAACTCTTGCCGTCATCACTCTAGGATTTACAGTGAACTATGTGGTGCATGTCAAGGAGGCTCCAATTACGGGGAGGAAAAGATTCATTGCAGTAACAGATGACCAGTATCTGAAGATAGCTCAGTTTGAGGCTGATTTGGTAAGAATCTTCAAGTCCCATGTGACAACAAACTAAAAGCCAAAATTGGTCCTATTTGgctttttttgttctttctgaGAAAACCCCATAGATTGCATGATCATCATTAGTGACTTTATCTTGGGTAAAAAAACCGTGCTCAGTTTCAACAAAAGCTCTGTATTGACTACCAATGAGGTCATTTACAAAACCATTCTGACAGAGCTCCCTTGTAAGTGCTTTGTTATGCTAAAGTTATGCTGTACAAGACTGCAGATATCATCAGTTCATTCTCTCCCACTGACAGCAAATAGAACTGCTCAAGTCACACTTCCTTGCTGCTGATCACCCTGCTTCCCAAGCCGTCCTGGAAGTGGCCACCAGACTCTACCACACCAACCAGGATATACCACAGGTCAAGAACCTTACATTTTCAGTTGCTGTAGTCGATGAAGATGACACAGTCAATGCGTTTGTCTTACCAGTAAGTATAGAGACAGCA
It encodes:
- the LOC135485944 gene encoding metalloendopeptidase OMA1, mitochondrial-like — its product is MWKMAFKVCRGAVSDHINYAVSLTIPADCATPIFRSVGWKLTGTGQTVSKRLFSQWQPGSVMKNCQRFKPPRSLSCKNVAARSYSVLSTTLRRTAHVNGGILRAPFKQCIALPGTVAQHFRTSSRRPIHPLFWIILRPLAKVGAVLTGRGFRKWWQGLPKDRRTYLWEAFKAARPKIYATLAVITLGFTVNYVVHVKEAPITGRKRFIAVTDDQYLKIAQFEADLQIELLKSHFLAADHPASQAVLEVATRLYHTNQDIPQVKNLTFSVAVVDEDDTVNAFVLPTGHIFVFTGLLKAMHNEDQLAVILGHEMAHAILSHGAEQLSFAHLIDFFVIATMAAIWALLPNDGWAIVTQWFYNKVVAILLDMPYSRKLEVEADEVGLQLAAKACFDVREAPAFWTYMTFKNEELPDWLSTHPNHSKRAEALDEIVPEAIRLRASCDCGQLPKEDPRNRVEKMKQELKEQMEHPDLEKPTPVLPLDSPKG